Within Hydra vulgaris chromosome 02, alternate assembly HydraT2T_AEP, the genomic segment TTTTTCATGCTTCAACCAGAGCTCTgggaatttttaataaactgataTCAGGACCTCTTTTTCGTATTATTGAAAAAGaaggtcatattttttttttaaataccgtTTGGTcgtaaatgtttaattattttgtttgttgttcTTCTGATGCATCAATAATGTTAAGTGGTTCTACATTTTTTGATGTCAAACATCTCACTAAGGATGAATTGtttggttgtttgttttttaactgtaaTGATCCACTTTTGGATGCCTTAACACAAGAATGTCTTGAAGTTATATGTTGTTCGTGTTCAGTTATGATCCAGAGTCAGTTAAGAGACCAATTGCCTGGAGGGAAATATCACAATCCAGATGTTGGTGTTCTTGAGGAAACTCAAAAATGTTCGCGTACTAACATTGTGTCTGAACGTGACTTTGCTTCTTATGACCGCAGGTTAAAAATGAAACCTAACATGACAACAGTAGCTGCAGCTGGTATCATCATgtttaacaataacaaaacaGCTGATTGGATATACGGGAAATCCCAGGAAGAATTAGCAAGGCTAGTTTTACTAGCAAGGAGTAATAGAAAAGGATATATCAGAAAGTAcagagaaaaaaaagcaaatatattgCAGTACAAAATCGATGAGATAAACAAGCGCAACTTAGAAAAGGAAATAAAGGAACAAAAGGCAAGCgaagaaaaagagtttttgacAACAGAAATTGGGAAGAATGGTGGTTTAATTTTGTGTAAAGAGGATTTGGAGCATATCTTAGGTACTGAAAATGAAATTGTAATGAAGTTGCAAAGACAAattaaatttcgaaaaaaagtaCTACAGCAAAAAAAGTGGCTACAGTTAGGAGAAAAGGTAGAAggtgaaaattacaaaaaatttggtATAGAGGCGTTAAAAACAAACCTGCtatcaatttttaagtttttaaaagatgctCCAGAACAACGAGcaaatacaataaaatgttCAGTCATCAGACAGAATAATGAAAGACAAGAAatgttgttaacattaaaaaaaaaggtcagaTTAGAGGGTGACACTAGATTATTAATGGaaactagaaaaataataagAGCAGGCACATCAAAGGGAGGGGTTCCAAAGTTTTTAGGAAAAAGAATTAATCATAAAATGGTAGATGAAGGTGGAAAGGATGTATGGTATTCAGGGCTCGTAGTAAGTGTTTTAGATGACAATGAATTTGATGATGAATGCGAGTTTGAGATACTATATGACGGATTTGAGGATAAATACGATATTGAGTTAGTCAAAGAGTGGATGATGAAATGTGTTGTGATAGAGGGAAAGGCTGATGGTTATGTGGAGGGCGAAAttcgaaaaaaacaaaaatgttgttaatattgtttttgacGCAATGTCAATTCAACTtcaatttattgcatttatatttgctattattattattcaatttaatgTCTTTATGTTTGTAATCTGTTTGGTCATCTGCAGCAGTGTTTGCGCACCCACAattctttatatgtatatttgatTTCTGTTGGACCTCTGCAGCCATGACAACATACTGGTAAGTTATGCTTTCTATTTTTGCGCTGATGTACCATTAATATATCTATCCTTGTGTTTAGGTATTTGTGAgtcattatatgtatatttttgtagGTGCATCTACAAGTCATAATATGAATACCTGTCTTCTGTTCACCTCAACAGCGGTGTTGATCTACTGATTAGTAATTatttgtatgtttgtgtttacGCACCCGTAAGtcattatatgtatgtttgtgtttatgtaCCCGTCAGtcatgtttgtgttctgttggaccTCTGGAGCGGTGTTGACGCACCCGTAAgtcactatatgtatgtttgtgtttatgtaccggttagtcattatgtgtatgtttgtgttctgttggaccTCTGGAGTGTTGTTGGCGCACCTGTAAGTcactatatgtatgtatgtgtttatGTACCGGTtagtcattatgtgtatgtttgtgttctgttgg encodes:
- the LOC136076617 gene encoding uncharacterized protein LOC136076617; the protein is MFNYFVCCSSDASIMLSGSTFFDVKHLTKDELFGCLFFNCNDPLLDALTQECLEVICCSCSVMIQSQLRDQLPGGKYHNPDVGVLEETQKCSRTNIVSERDFASYDRRLKMKPNMTTVAAAGIIMFNNNKTADWIYGKSQEELARLVLLARSNRKGYIRKYREKKANILQYKIDEINKRNLEKEIKEQKASEEKEFLTTEIGKNGGLILCKEDLEHILGTENEIVMKLQRQIKFRKKVLQQKKWLQLGEKVEGENYKKFGIEALKTNLLSIFKFLKDAPEQRANTIKCSVIRQNNERQEMLLTLKKKVRLEGDTRLLMETRKIIRAGTSKGGVPKFLGKRINHKMVDEGGKDVWYSGLVVSVLDDNEFDDECEFEILYDGFEDKYDIELVKEWMMKCVVIEGKADGYVEGEIRKKQKCC